The following coding sequences lie in one Haematobia irritans isolate KBUSLIRL chromosome 3, ASM5000362v1, whole genome shotgun sequence genomic window:
- the LOC142230705 gene encoding cytochrome P450 4d2-like — MWATLLSGVVILLLIWDYLNKKHRNEVLHKSNIYGGFHLPLVGRALHMIGSNSENAVDRIASVVRENGKSFYSWVLHQLVIFCADPKVMEALLSSTVHITKNNVYDMLSLWLGDGLLMSTGKKWHTRRKIITPSFHFKILEEFVEIFDRQSNVMVQKLKEKVAQNPKEPVDMFPLVCLTALDIIAETAMGVQVNAQLNPDIGYVKSVKIVTQIISQRLRTPLWRTDGLFKIFAPFVYRRMMKNIEEMQGFTKSVIEKRRQKLETLIKENQEATKGENDNGDVEKIGSKKVMALLDLLLRASVDGQPLSNEDIREEVETFMFEGHDTTTSGTSFSLYLISRHPEVQKRIMEEISEVIGDDITTMPSYKQLQGLRYMECVIKESMRLYPSVPIIGRYFAEDTELNGITIPGNCHFNIPLFVVFRDPDYFKDPNDFKPERFYDENPEDIFSFAYTPFSAGPRNCIGQKYAMLEMKSVISKVLRHYELLPMGPDVVPSLSLILRSTTGMQMSLKPRM, encoded by the exons ATGTGGGCTACTTTATTAAGTGGCGTGGTGATTCTACTGCTGATATGGGACTATCTCAATAAAAAACATCGCAATGAGGTTTTGCACAAATCCAATATCTATGGTGGCTTTCATCTGCCTTTGGTTGGTAGGGCTTTACATatgattggaagtaattcggaaA ATGCCGTAGATCGTATTGCTTCAGTCGTTAGGGAAAatggaaaaagtttttatagttgGGTTTTACATCAGCTTGTAATCTTTTGTGCTGATCCCAAAGTTATGGAGGCATTGCTGAGTAGTACTGTTCATATAACAAAGAATAATGTCTATGATATGTTATCTTTGTGGTTGGGAGATGGTCTCTTGATGAGTACGGGAAAGAAATGGCATACACGACGCAAAATTATCACACCtagttttcattttaaaatattggaAGAATTTGTAGAGATTTTTGATCGTCAATCGAATGTCATGGTCCAGAAGCTAAAGGAAAAAGTTGCTCAAAATCCCAAAGAGCCAGTCGATATGTTTCCTTTGGTTTGTTTAACAGCCTTGGATATAATAGCTGAGACAGCGATGGGTGTACAGGTGAATGCCCAATTAAATCCCGACATAGGTTATGTGAAATCGGTGAAAAT agtaacccaaattatATCTCAACGTTTGCGTACCCCTTTGTGGCGTACTGATGGCCTTTTTAAAATCTTTGCTCCTTTTGTCTATCGTCGAATGATGAAGAACATCGAGGAAATGCAAGGATTTACCAAATCGGTTATAGAAAAACGTCGACAAAAATTGGAAACCTTAATCAAGGAAAACCAGGAAGCAACTAAGGGCGAAAATGATAATGGCGATGTGGAAAAAATTGGTAGCAAAAAAGTTATGGCATTACTGGATCTTCTACTAAGAGCCAGTGTTGATGGTCAGCCGTTGAGCAATGAAGATATTAGAGAAGAAGTTGAAACTTTTATGTTTGAGGGTCATGATACTACTACGAGTGGTACATCATTTTCTTTGTATTTGATATCAAGACATCCCGAAGTACAAAAGCGAATAATGGAGGAAATTTCCGAAGTCATAGGTGATGATATTACGACAATGCCTAGCTATAAACAATTACAAGGTTTACGTTACATGGAATGTGTTATCAAGGAGTCGATGCGTTTGTATCCCTCGGTGCCCATAATTGGAAGATATTTTGCTGAGGATACCGAATTAA ATGGCATCACAATTCCTGGCAATTGTCATTTCAATATTCCTCTATTTGTGGTATTCCGAGATCCTGATTATTTCAAAGATCCCAATGATTTTAAGCCTGAACGTTTctatgatgaaaatcctgaggATATTTTCTCCTTTGCCTATACTCCCTTCAGTGCTGGACCACGTAATTGTATAGGACAAAAATATGCCATGTTGGAAATGAAAAGTGTTATTAGTAAAGTCTTGAGGCATTACGAACTGTTGCCTATGGGCCCTGATGTAGTGCCCTCGTTGAGTTTAATTTTACGATCCACCACTGGCATGCAGATGAGTTTGAAACCCAGAATGTAA